One genomic window of Candidatus Kuenenia stuttgartiensis includes the following:
- a CDS encoding 4Fe-4S binding protein, with product MIIVEKTECVGCEECLYACPPAAIIMNMDKAEILQHKCDQCELCINACPVKAIKNVPE from the coding sequence ATGATTATTGTGGAGAAAACTGAATGTGTTGGATGTGAAGAATGTTTATATGCATGCCCCCCCGCGGCAATTATCATGAATATGGACAAGGCAGAGATACTTCAACACAAATGTGATCAATGCGAACTGTGCATTAACGCATGTCCTGTAAAGGCAATAAAAAATGTACCGGAATAA
- a CDS encoding Hsp20/alpha crystallin family protein → MSNTEYPVVKKKKLAPDRCIVTGKGNWYYPLSDIYETPDNFTVVIDMPGVGANNITVDMQSNELIVNGEISQEAYTDEKLLYSEYNIGHYHRHFILSDAVNRDKIEAKMSDGILTIILPKAEHVKPRKIQVKEA, encoded by the coding sequence ATGAGTAATACAGAGTACCCTGTCGTTAAAAAAAAGAAACTTGCGCCGGACAGATGTATTGTGACGGGAAAAGGCAATTGGTATTATCCCTTGTCGGATATTTATGAAACACCGGATAATTTCACAGTCGTAATAGATATGCCCGGGGTGGGAGCTAACAACATTACGGTAGATATGCAAAGCAATGAATTAATAGTTAATGGAGAAATCTCTCAGGAAGCATACACTGATGAGAAATTACTTTACAGCGAATACAATATAGGACATTATCACAGGCACTTTATCCTTTCGGATGCCGTAAACAGAGATAAAATCGAGGCAAAGATGTCTGATGGGATTTTAACGATAATACTCCCAAAGGCGGAGCATGTAAAACCACGAAAGATTCAGGTAAAGGAAGCATAA
- the dprA gene encoding DNA-processing protein DprA, producing MTEFEAILRLHMTKGIGARTYQTLVERFGSIAGVFQAVKPELEKLPGIGGKIANAILEESQRVDIHQEIDLAEKNNIKIIPYTSADYPQHLKNLYDPPLVLYVKGNLLETDLIALAIVGSRRCTYYGLSQAERFARQLAQKGFCIISGMARGIDTAAHKGAISSNGRTIAVLGCGLGTVYPKENTVLSENIIQHGALISEFPINTPPDYRNFPPRNRIISGLSLGVLVIESTLKSGSLITAQWALEQGKEVFALPGNVDSLYSQGTNKLIKEGAKLTEDITDIIQELGHVADSLCPAGEDAALNDPRDLLLNSHEKKVFSLLSSTPIYIDEIIQSTKLPNIYCFKYINDPRN from the coding sequence TTGACTGAATTTGAAGCCATTCTGCGCCTTCATATGACAAAGGGCATCGGGGCGAGGACATACCAGACACTTGTCGAAAGATTTGGTTCTATCGCCGGGGTATTTCAGGCGGTGAAACCCGAATTGGAAAAGTTACCCGGCATAGGCGGGAAAATAGCAAACGCAATACTGGAAGAATCGCAACGCGTTGATATACACCAGGAAATTGATTTAGCAGAAAAAAACAATATAAAAATTATCCCCTATACAAGCGCCGATTATCCGCAACACCTGAAGAATCTTTACGATCCCCCTCTAGTCCTTTACGTAAAAGGCAATTTGCTGGAAACGGATCTTATAGCCCTTGCGATTGTTGGATCGAGACGCTGCACCTATTACGGGCTGTCACAGGCAGAACGGTTTGCCCGCCAACTGGCGCAAAAAGGTTTCTGCATAATAAGCGGGATGGCACGCGGAATAGACACAGCAGCCCACAAGGGAGCGATCAGCTCAAATGGAAGAACGATAGCCGTTCTTGGCTGCGGATTAGGGACAGTCTATCCCAAAGAAAACACCGTATTATCAGAAAACATAATACAGCATGGCGCACTCATCTCGGAATTCCCGATAAACACGCCTCCTGACTATCGGAATTTCCCGCCGCGCAACAGAATTATCAGCGGTTTATCGCTTGGCGTACTGGTTATCGAGTCAACGCTGAAAAGCGGCTCCCTCATCACTGCTCAATGGGCATTGGAACAAGGAAAGGAGGTCTTTGCATTGCCGGGAAACGTTGATAGTCTCTACAGCCAGGGCACAAACAAATTGATCAAAGAAGGCGCAAAACTAACGGAAGACATTACCGATATTATCCAGGAATTAGGGCATGTTGCAGATAGTTTATGCCCTGCCGGCGAAGATGCAGCCTTAAATGACCCAAGAGATTTATTGCTCAACTCACATGAGAAAAAGGTTTTTTCCCTTTTATCCAGCACTCCAATATATATTGATGAGATTATTCAATCCACCAAACTACCCAACATCTATTGTTTCAAGTACATTAATGATCCTCGAAATTAA
- the atpB gene encoding F0F1 ATP synthase subunit A — protein sequence MKVFNVFPETIFSIGRVQVTDTVTTTWFVMAAIITICYLSTRKLSIKPSFFQEVLEAIFEFMEKTIKDVLPLNPWLVVPILGTIWILIGFSNMAGLIPGLKTPTADLNTTLAFALISFSMTHVIGIATQGFKGYLLHYKEPTWILLPFHLIAEVTRTVALAVRLFGNMLSGDMIAIILLGIVGLLVPIPFSLLHIIIGIIQAYIFGVLTLVFIAGGIKTKS from the coding sequence ATGAAGGTATTTAATGTTTTTCCGGAAACAATTTTTTCAATTGGTCGTGTTCAGGTTACAGACACAGTTACTACCACATGGTTTGTCATGGCGGCTATAATAACAATCTGCTATCTTTCTACAAGGAAACTCTCCATAAAGCCATCCTTTTTCCAGGAGGTGTTAGAGGCTATCTTTGAGTTCATGGAAAAAACGATAAAAGATGTCCTGCCATTGAATCCGTGGCTGGTTGTTCCTATATTGGGTACCATTTGGATACTTATTGGTTTCTCCAATATGGCCGGTCTGATACCAGGATTGAAGACGCCTACCGCAGACCTCAATACAACCCTTGCGTTTGCGTTAATATCTTTTTCCATGACTCACGTTATTGGTATTGCAACACAAGGGTTTAAAGGATATCTTTTACACTATAAAGAACCAACATGGATATTGCTCCCGTTCCACCTTATAGCAGAGGTTACAAGAACGGTTGCGCTTGCCGTAAGGCTTTTTGGGAATATGTTAAGCGGCGATATGATTGCCATAATACTTCTCGGTATCGTTGGGTTGCTGGTACCGATTCCGTTTAGCCTGCTCCACATAATTATTGGTATTATACAGGCATATATATTTGGTGTTTTAACGCTTGTATTTATAGCCGGTGGCATTAAAACAAAATCTTAA
- a CDS encoding c-type cytochrome → MQVPSFHFPSRGEEKAIDARNLFEYHCAKCHGLTGEANKRGKALKAPDLCDPGWQNSKTDERNSSFHH, encoded by the coding sequence TTGCAGGTTCCGTCATTCCATTTTCCTTCCCGTGGGGAAGAAAAGGCCATAGACGCACGAAATCTTTTTGAATATCACTGTGCCAAGTGCCATGGATTGACAGGAGAAGCAAACAAAAGGGGAAAGGCATTAAAGGCGCCGGATTTATGTGATCCTGGATGGCAAAATTCAAAAACAGACGAAAGAAATTCTTCATTCCATCACTAA
- a CDS encoding FoF1 ATP synthase subunit delta/epsilon, with amino-acid sequence MSNSSFKLNIVTPTKIMEKNITYIRLKDETGFFGILKGHTNFLTVTVPSLCYYTDVNGKEVFLAVDEGIVSVREGIVTITSREVFENDNAEELAEIIETNLAKRDKSEMAFREMFEGIERSFMEKTIKLVKGSL; translated from the coding sequence GTGAGCAATTCGTCTTTTAAATTAAATATTGTAACTCCCACAAAGATCATGGAAAAAAACATAACCTATATCAGGTTGAAAGATGAGACAGGCTTTTTTGGTATTTTAAAGGGTCACACGAATTTCTTAACCGTCACAGTACCCTCTCTTTGCTATTATACAGATGTTAATGGCAAGGAAGTTTTTCTTGCAGTTGATGAAGGAATAGTAAGCGTAAGGGAAGGAATCGTGACCATCACGTCCAGGGAGGTATTCGAAAATGACAATGCTGAAGAACTTGCAGAAATCATTGAAACCAACCTTGCTAAAAGAGACAAATCTGAGATGGCTTTTCGTGAGATGTTTGAGGGGATCGAAAGGTCATTTATGGAAAAGACTATAAAATTGGTAAAAGGAAGCCTTTGA
- a CDS encoding Hsp20/alpha crystallin family protein: MNLIRWENTDPLEGFTHIQREMGDLIDFLSSGSKTEGYVGAEFPQMVVSMNKDNVIVRAELPGIKVIDLDVQVADDILTIKGERKPNTGEGHITYLRRERNFGTFARSTMLPEKVDAEKVVASYKNGVLTITLPKAAEKKPKQIEIKKS, encoded by the coding sequence ATGAATTTAATTCGTTGGGAGAATACAGATCCTTTAGAAGGCTTTACTCATATTCAACGTGAAATGGGTGATTTGATTGATTTTCTCAGTTCCGGATCTAAGACGGAAGGATATGTGGGCGCAGAATTCCCCCAAATGGTGGTATCTATGAATAAAGATAACGTTATTGTAAGGGCAGAACTTCCTGGCATTAAGGTTATCGATCTGGACGTTCAGGTTGCGGATGATATTTTAACCATTAAGGGAGAGAGAAAACCAAACACGGGCGAAGGACATATAACTTATTTGCGCCGGGAAAGAAACTTCGGTACATTTGCCCGTTCTACTATGTTGCCGGAAAAAGTCGATGCAGAAAAAGTTGTGGCATCATACAAAAATGGTGTCCTAACCATCACATTGCCTAAGGCAGCAGAAAAAAAACCGAAACAAATTGAGATAAAAAAATCTTAA
- a CDS encoding F0F1 ATP synthase subunit alpha, with product MEKELTAFFEKIREKAKTSRFSIGFTEEGKVLSVGDGIVHIAGLRDAKLYELILFESGDEGISFDLGVDSIAVVLLTGRNGIRAGDTAYKTDRIASVNATEGLLGRVLGALGNPIDNGPELKECLSCPVERDAPSLLQRDFITEPLYTGIKVIDSMLAIGKGQRELIIGDPSTGKSSIAIDTVINQKNSRVISIYVVIGQKKSHVLKIIEEIKKYGDFSRTIFVIADASNSLGLQFIAPYSATAIAEYFLYKGKDVLIVYDDLTKHADAYRSLSLLLKRPPGREAYPGDIFFIHSRLLERSAKLNQKNGGGSITALPIVETQQGRISSYIPTNLISITDGQIYLDTLLFNKGIRPAVDVGKSVSRIGGKAQVEAMKAVADRLKIDYSRFIEVEVFTKFGAHLEEETAKLIRRGERLREILKQPQFHPFTLEHEVLSFIIIESGILDNVTIPSVRKVCDEIIKKITPAFPEIINRIIQDGLLGKTDLGTLKDFIAKEKV from the coding sequence ATGGAAAAAGAACTAACGGCTTTTTTTGAAAAAATAAGAGAAAAAGCCAAAACCAGCAGATTCTCTATTGGGTTCACTGAAGAGGGAAAGGTACTATCTGTAGGGGATGGTATTGTACATATTGCCGGTTTGAGAGATGCAAAACTCTACGAACTTATACTGTTTGAAAGTGGCGATGAGGGGATATCATTTGATCTCGGTGTTGATAGTATAGCAGTAGTGTTGCTTACCGGGCGCAATGGGATACGGGCCGGTGATACGGCGTACAAAACTGATAGGATTGCCTCGGTAAATGCAACTGAAGGGCTTCTGGGAAGGGTGCTGGGCGCCCTTGGAAATCCCATTGATAATGGGCCGGAATTGAAAGAATGTCTGTCCTGTCCGGTAGAACGGGATGCCCCTTCTTTGCTGCAAAGAGACTTTATTACCGAACCTCTTTATACGGGTATTAAAGTTATTGACTCTATGCTTGCCATAGGTAAGGGACAACGAGAATTGATTATCGGAGATCCCTCAACAGGGAAGTCATCCATTGCTATTGATACCGTCATCAATCAAAAAAACTCCCGTGTAATTTCTATTTATGTAGTCATTGGACAGAAAAAGTCTCACGTATTAAAAATCATTGAAGAAATAAAAAAATACGGTGATTTCTCGAGGACTATATTCGTAATTGCCGATGCTTCAAACTCTCTGGGTCTCCAATTTATTGCACCTTACAGCGCCACCGCCATAGCCGAGTATTTCCTCTACAAGGGTAAAGACGTCTTAATCGTTTACGACGATCTTACGAAACATGCCGATGCGTATCGCTCGTTAAGCCTTTTATTAAAGAGACCTCCTGGTAGAGAGGCATATCCTGGAGATATATTTTTTATACACTCAAGACTCCTCGAAAGGTCTGCAAAACTGAATCAAAAGAACGGTGGAGGTTCCATCACCGCCCTTCCAATAGTGGAAACCCAGCAAGGCAGGATATCGTCATATATCCCCACAAATCTTATCTCGATAACAGACGGGCAGATATATTTAGATACATTACTGTTTAACAAAGGTATTCGACCGGCGGTGGACGTCGGCAAATCGGTATCAAGAATAGGGGGGAAGGCCCAGGTAGAAGCGATGAAAGCCGTAGCCGACAGGCTGAAAATAGACTATTCAAGATTCATTGAGGTGGAGGTATTTACGAAATTCGGGGCGCATTTAGAGGAAGAAACCGCAAAACTCATCAGACGCGGAGAACGGTTAAGGGAAATCCTTAAACAGCCGCAGTTCCATCCATTCACCCTTGAACATGAAGTATTAAGCTTCATCATTATAGAATCTGGAATACTTGATAATGTAACAATTCCATCGGTAAGAAAAGTGTGTGATGAAATAATTAAAAAGATTACGCCTGCATTCCCGGAAATTATAAATCGTATTATTCAGGATGGATTGCTCGGGAAAACAGACTTAGGAACATTAAAAGATTTTATCGCAAAGGAAAAGGTATAA
- a CDS encoding AtpZ/AtpI family protein: protein MEDKKFSMDIERSAKELLSARKEKSNFWRYANVLGVGGWTFVIPVVGGAYLGRYLDKKIHGEGISWTITLLMIGIAVGVYNVWYLFVRKHRQ, encoded by the coding sequence ATGGAAGATAAAAAATTTTCAATGGATATAGAGAGATCTGCGAAAGAACTACTGAGTGCCCGAAAGGAGAAATCAAACTTCTGGCGCTATGCCAATGTTCTTGGCGTTGGTGGATGGACTTTCGTTATCCCGGTAGTTGGAGGGGCTTATCTGGGAAGGTATCTGGACAAAAAAATACACGGGGAAGGCATTTCGTGGACAATAACACTTCTTATGATTGGCATAGCCGTTGGTGTTTATAATGTCTGGTATTTGTTCGTTAGGAAACATCGGCAATGA
- a CDS encoding c-type cytochrome yields MKNKSTLTLALFSVTIGASAFFFGTSVSKASNIDGMKLYLQHCKTCHGVDGNPTDLGVGLGARKFADAEWQAKTSDERIIEQINEGTPEMMMPFKEKLTPGRSEGFGACCQRV; encoded by the coding sequence ATGAAGAACAAAAGCACTTTAACCCTTGCATTATTTTCCGTTACCATTGGCGCAAGCGCCTTTTTTTTCGGAACGTCTGTTTCAAAAGCCTCGAACATTGATGGTATGAAATTATATTTACAACACTGCAAAACCTGTCACGGCGTGGATGGAAACCCTACAGATCTTGGCGTAGGCCTGGGCGCCCGTAAATTTGCAGACGCTGAGTGGCAGGCAAAGACGAGTGATGAGCGAATAATTGAGCAGATAAATGAAGGCACGCCGGAAATGATGATGCCTTTCAAGGAAAAACTGACTCCCGGAAGAAGTGAAGGCTTTGGTGCCTGTTGTCAGAGGGTTTAA
- a CDS encoding F0F1 ATP synthase subunit gamma, whose product MLSSLDIEKKIRASYIIGDIVGVMKAYAGVTMRRTEDLVQNIRAYEKNMLLAMADIITHYPGISLKEQSKGKKILVVFGSSQGLCGSFNEKMVDVVSSVITGNDILFVIGKRLKSSFELKHVPYEDYSDSVASINGIRPALKETVSKIMNIYKKEEYYKLTFVFTYIFEKKAEISVEQILPPDINKVNALSPTRIPPFTYLKPKIIFNKILEEFLFISLYRCYMESLRSENWYRLRSMDGASETLKRQLSNLNSVQMYTRQEEITEEMLEILGSGMFYK is encoded by the coding sequence ATGCTTTCTTCCTTAGATATCGAAAAAAAGATACGGGCATCATATATCATTGGAGACATAGTCGGTGTTATGAAAGCATATGCCGGAGTCACAATGAGGAGAACAGAGGATCTTGTTCAGAATATAAGGGCATATGAAAAAAATATGCTTTTGGCAATGGCCGATATCATAACGCATTATCCTGGAATTTCATTGAAGGAACAAAGTAAAGGGAAAAAAATTCTCGTGGTCTTCGGTTCCTCGCAGGGGTTATGTGGTTCCTTTAATGAAAAAATGGTTGATGTCGTTTCTTCTGTAATTACCGGCAATGATATCCTGTTTGTTATAGGGAAGAGATTAAAATCGTCTTTTGAATTAAAACATGTACCTTATGAAGATTACAGCGATTCCGTAGCGAGCATTAACGGTATACGGCCAGCTTTAAAAGAGACTGTTTCGAAAATAATGAATATTTACAAAAAGGAGGAATACTATAAGCTTACCTTTGTCTTTACCTATATTTTTGAAAAAAAGGCTGAAATTTCTGTGGAACAAATCCTCCCTCCTGATATTAATAAAGTAAACGCTTTAAGCCCAACCAGAATTCCACCGTTTACCTACCTTAAACCAAAGATTATTTTTAATAAAATCTTAGAAGAATTTTTATTTATCAGTCTTTACCGATGTTATATGGAGTCGCTCAGAAGCGAGAACTGGTATCGGCTGAGAAGCATGGACGGCGCATCAGAAACTTTAAAAAGACAGCTCTCGAACCTTAATTCTGTTCAGATGTACACCAGACAGGAAGAAATTACGGAAGAGATGCTTGAGATACTGGGAAGCGGGATGTTCTATAAGTGA
- the atpE gene encoding ATP synthase F0 subunit C produces the protein MDAKTVVISVSILAAAFVMAIGGYGPAKALGNALTEALDATARQPEASDKIMRVLFVGMALIESIAIYAFVIALIVLFANPLIGYILK, from the coding sequence ATGGACGCCAAAACCGTAGTTATTTCTGTTTCGATACTGGCAGCGGCCTTTGTAATGGCTATCGGTGGTTACGGGCCGGCAAAAGCGCTTGGAAATGCCCTTACCGAGGCCCTTGACGCCACAGCAAGACAGCCTGAGGCGTCCGACAAAATTATGAGGGTGCTTTTTGTCGGAATGGCGCTGATTGAATCCATTGCCATATACGCATTTGTTATCGCTTTGATTGTCCTTTTTGCAAATCCTCTTATCGGGTATATTTTAAAATGA
- the atpD gene encoding F0F1 ATP synthase subunit beta produces MEGIIAAIHGDVVEIEFSGGLPNIYDSLVVKKTDGSHIILEVHDHISSTMVKAIALGFTQGLKRGMAVVPSGSSLKIPVSKNCLGRAFNIFGEPIDGKPPVEDHTLIPIHKPPPGLQEQIPASGILETGIKIIDLLSPFPKGGKIGLFGGAGVGKTVLLMEFIYKVVKVYSGISIFCGVGERMREGHELWREMERQDILSNAILVFGQMCESPGIRFRVPLTAITLAEFFRDELGSDILFLMDNVYRFIQAGNEVSVLLGRLSSRVGYQPTLLSELAEVEERIVSTQRGSITSVQAIYVPADDITDPAVANVFPHLDTTVVLSREIASKGLYPAIDPLLSTSKLLSPEDVGERHYQISRSVTEHLSRYKELLDIIAMLGIEELSPSDRLIVKRARKLEMFLTQPFFLTKEFTGREGKHVPVGKTLDGCETILSGKMDDVPENAFFMIGDIEEIR; encoded by the coding sequence ATGGAAGGTATCATAGCGGCTATTCATGGCGATGTTGTAGAAATTGAGTTCAGCGGGGGACTCCCCAATATATACGATTCCCTCGTTGTAAAGAAAACGGATGGGTCACATATCATCCTTGAGGTACATGACCACATAAGCAGCACAATGGTAAAAGCTATTGCGCTTGGATTCACACAGGGCCTGAAAAGGGGCATGGCAGTTGTCCCTTCAGGCAGTTCGCTCAAAATCCCGGTAAGTAAGAATTGTCTGGGAAGGGCGTTTAACATCTTTGGTGAGCCGATAGATGGGAAACCCCCGGTTGAAGACCATACCTTGATACCCATTCATAAACCACCTCCAGGTTTACAAGAACAGATACCTGCTTCAGGTATACTGGAGACTGGTATAAAGATAATAGACCTACTTTCGCCTTTTCCCAAAGGAGGCAAAATTGGTCTTTTTGGCGGTGCGGGGGTTGGGAAAACCGTGTTGCTTATGGAATTCATTTACAAGGTGGTGAAGGTTTATTCAGGGATATCCATATTTTGCGGTGTTGGAGAAAGAATGAGGGAAGGGCATGAACTCTGGAGAGAAATGGAAAGGCAGGATATCTTAAGCAACGCAATACTCGTATTCGGCCAGATGTGTGAATCCCCTGGGATTCGGTTTCGGGTGCCGTTAACGGCAATTACCCTGGCGGAATTCTTCAGGGATGAATTGGGAAGTGATATACTTTTCTTAATGGATAATGTCTATCGTTTTATTCAGGCAGGCAACGAGGTCTCTGTCCTTTTGGGAAGGCTTTCCTCTCGGGTAGGTTACCAGCCTACACTTCTTTCTGAGCTTGCCGAAGTGGAGGAAAGGATTGTGTCAACTCAAAGGGGTTCTATTACTTCTGTACAGGCGATATACGTGCCGGCTGATGATATAACAGACCCCGCCGTTGCGAACGTATTCCCCCATCTTGATACGACAGTTGTTCTTTCCCGTGAAATAGCATCAAAAGGGCTTTATCCTGCCATTGATCCACTCCTTTCTACCTCAAAATTACTTAGCCCTGAAGATGTTGGAGAGAGACATTATCAAATCTCAAGGTCTGTAACGGAGCACCTTTCCCGGTATAAGGAACTCCTTGATATTATTGCTATGCTGGGCATAGAAGAGCTTTCTCCGTCTGACAGGCTCATTGTTAAGCGGGCAAGGAAACTCGAGATGTTCCTCACACAGCCATTTTTCCTTACAAAGGAATTTACTGGCAGAGAGGGGAAGCATGTGCCTGTCGGTAAGACCCTTGACGGTTGCGAAACAATACTATCGGGGAAAATGGACGATGTCCCTGAAAATGCATTTTTTATGATCGGAGACATTGAGGAGATACGGTGA
- the aroB gene encoding 3-dehydroquinate synthase, giving the protein MKTIHVNLSADSYNIYIGKDILAKVGEIVAKDKEPCKMLLITDENIEKIYGDVVAESFRQNNFDVKLLSLPPGEEQKNIENALLLYDNCFAHKLDRKSLIVALGGGVVGDLSGFIAATFMRGIPYIQIPTSLLAQVDSSIGGKVAVNHPKGKNMIGCFYQPKAVFIDTNTLSSLPSKEMVAGIAEVIKYGVIRDAELFAFMEKSMDAILQLQDEALLKIIATSCQIKANVVEQDEKEKDLRAILNYGHTIGHAIETVTHYKQYRHGEAVAIGMLYATKIAIELGIADTSVFDRQLSIMKNLGLSIQTGLKSEDIIKALYTDKKTVSGRLRFVLPTKIGEVIISDKVNDEMLYRVLDKPLLAF; this is encoded by the coding sequence ATGAAGACTATTCATGTAAATCTTTCCGCAGATAGTTACAATATTTACATAGGAAAAGATATCCTTGCGAAAGTAGGGGAGATTGTCGCAAAAGACAAAGAACCATGCAAAATGCTCTTAATAACCGACGAAAACATAGAAAAAATCTATGGAGACGTGGTTGCAGAAAGTTTCCGACAGAACAATTTTGATGTAAAATTACTTTCCTTACCGCCGGGAGAAGAACAAAAAAATATCGAAAATGCATTATTGCTTTACGACAACTGCTTTGCCCATAAACTTGACAGAAAATCCCTCATCGTAGCCCTTGGAGGAGGCGTTGTCGGGGATTTAAGCGGTTTTATTGCAGCAACCTTTATGCGCGGCATTCCTTATATACAAATTCCCACCTCGCTGCTTGCGCAAGTTGATAGCAGCATCGGCGGAAAGGTAGCCGTCAATCACCCGAAAGGGAAAAACATGATCGGGTGTTTTTATCAGCCAAAGGCAGTATTCATAGACACAAACACGCTTTCTTCCCTCCCGTCGAAAGAAATGGTTGCCGGAATCGCTGAGGTTATTAAATACGGCGTTATAAGGGATGCGGAATTATTTGCGTTTATGGAAAAATCAATGGATGCTATTCTTCAATTACAAGATGAAGCATTGCTTAAAATTATTGCCACGTCGTGTCAGATAAAGGCCAATGTTGTAGAACAGGACGAAAAGGAGAAAGATCTTCGCGCCATTTTAAATTATGGACACACCATAGGCCATGCCATAGAAACGGTTACCCATTACAAACAATATCGTCACGGAGAAGCCGTTGCCATAGGCATGCTTTATGCCACAAAAATAGCAATTGAACTTGGCATCGCGGATACCTCCGTTTTCGACCGGCAGCTATCCATAATGAAAAACCTGGGCTTATCCATTCAAACCGGACTGAAATCAGAGGATATTATAAAGGCGCTGTACACTGACAAGAAAACGGTCTCCGGAAGACTCCGTTTTGTGCTCCCTACAAAAATCGGCGAGGTTATTATCTCTGATAAAGTAAATGATGAAATGCTCTACCGCGTATTAGATAAACCCCTTTTAGCCTTCTAA
- the atpF gene encoding F0F1 ATP synthase subunit B, whose product MKFNIWTLLFQIINFVVLLYILRRILYKPIREIIEKRRGLIAKTVEDAEKTKKEALELKEKNQKELNKVKELQSQMLEQTREEALKDRSKLLDEANKEAAKINEKEKALIDAEKIRIELELKNKTLEMVSVFASNLLKDISDEELHRSIFRKLLKENGKIVSDISKIKGKEEILNIELFTAYPLPLDDVKTFKETLESQLAKKVKMNTTIDETLIAGVRIKVYDMIYDSSLAGQVNALASQLRETR is encoded by the coding sequence ATGAAATTCAATATCTGGACACTTTTATTTCAGATAATAAACTTTGTTGTTTTGCTCTATATCCTTAGAAGGATACTGTACAAGCCCATACGTGAAATTATTGAAAAACGAAGAGGGCTTATAGCAAAAACGGTAGAGGATGCCGAAAAGACAAAGAAAGAGGCGCTGGAACTTAAGGAAAAAAACCAGAAAGAATTGAACAAGGTAAAGGAACTTCAAAGCCAAATGCTCGAACAGACGAGGGAAGAAGCCCTTAAAGACAGGAGTAAGTTACTCGATGAGGCAAATAAAGAGGCTGCCAAGATAAACGAAAAAGAAAAGGCTTTGATTGATGCAGAAAAAATAAGGATAGAATTAGAACTGAAAAATAAGACCCTTGAGATGGTCTCTGTTTTCGCTTCAAATCTTTTAAAAGACATTTCAGACGAAGAGCTTCATAGGTCTATATTTAGAAAGCTCTTGAAGGAGAACGGGAAAATTGTTTCTGATATTTCCAAAATAAAAGGAAAAGAGGAGATATTAAATATAGAACTCTTTACCGCATACCCATTACCTCTGGATGATGTAAAAACATTTAAAGAAACACTTGAATCACAGCTTGCAAAAAAAGTAAAAATGAATACGACCATTGATGAGACTCTTATCGCAGGAGTAAGGATAAAGGTCTACGATATGATTTACGATTCCTCACTGGCAGGCCAGGTAAATGCACTTGCTTCACAGCTCAGAGAAACCAGGTAA
- a CDS encoding class II SORL domain-containing protein, protein MSEPGLFCQINTAATGPAETVKKHVPVITLPEKVKAGEPFTVTIKVGEAPHVMENGHFIQFIDLYCGHIYLSRVDFTAVMTKPDISFSIVLQHEGSRTLRAFSRCNLHGIWEGTREVNVMT, encoded by the coding sequence ATGTCTGAACCTGGATTGTTCTGTCAAATAAACACTGCAGCGACCGGCCCGGCGGAGACTGTGAAAAAACATGTACCGGTAATAACATTGCCCGAAAAGGTAAAAGCGGGAGAACCATTTACCGTAACTATCAAAGTCGGTGAAGCCCCGCATGTGATGGAAAACGGGCATTTTATACAATTTATCGATTTATACTGCGGCCATATCTATCTTTCACGTGTGGATTTTACCGCAGTTATGACAAAGCCGGATATCTCTTTTTCCATTGTACTGCAACATGAAGGCTCCAGAACACTCAGGGCATTCAGCCGGTGCAATCTCCACGGTATATGGGAAGGTACGAGGGAAGTAAATGTAATGACATAA
- a CDS encoding c-type cytochrome, with protein sequence MPAWNERLTPEEIEALARYVRKLSKKQR encoded by the coding sequence ATGCCGGCATGGAATGAAAGGCTGACACCTGAAGAAATTGAGGCCCTGGCCAGGTACGTGAGGAAATTATCAAAAAAGCAACGGTGA